Proteins encoded within one genomic window of Dyadobacter chenhuakuii:
- the gldC gene encoding gliding motility protein GldC, whose translation MKKSEIHFSVELDDKNIPEKIFWNATDNPNEGINDTRAIAIAVWDHYHRGTLKIDLWTKDMEVFEMKRFYIELMSGIADTLLTATNDNVMADAIEGVCETLSKKLDEEMKAAK comes from the coding sequence ATGAAAAAATCGGAAATACATTTTAGTGTTGAACTCGACGACAAGAACATACCGGAAAAGATTTTTTGGAATGCGACAGACAACCCCAACGAAGGCATCAATGACACCCGCGCCATCGCCATCGCCGTTTGGGATCATTACCACAGAGGCACATTAAAAATCGACCTTTGGACCAAGGATATGGAAGTTTTCGAAATGAAACGCTTCTACATCGAACTCATGAGCGGCATCGCGGATACGTTGCTGACTGCGACAAATGACAATGTAATGGCAGATGCGATTGAAGGGGTTTGTGAGACATTGAGCAAGAAACTCGATGAGGAGATGAAGGCTGCTAAGTAG
- a CDS encoding MmcQ/YjbR family DNA-binding protein, giving the protein MNLESLRDFCLQLPGVTEELPFGPDTLVFKVKGKVFLLTPIDSASHQFNAKCDPEKAEELREKYPDVKPGYHMNKKHWNTVYVTGNIPSETLFGWVKDSYDLIVKSLPKKDQATLNGE; this is encoded by the coding sequence ATGAACCTGGAATCGCTGAGAGACTTTTGCCTGCAACTCCCAGGCGTAACAGAGGAACTGCCCTTCGGCCCGGATACACTCGTATTCAAGGTAAAAGGCAAAGTATTCCTCCTTACCCCCATAGACTCAGCGTCCCACCAGTTCAACGCCAAATGCGATCCCGAAAAAGCAGAAGAGCTAAGAGAAAAATATCCGGACGTAAAGCCCGGATATCATATGAATAAGAAGCACTGGAACACGGTCTACGTCACCGGTAACATTCCTAGTGAGACGTTGTTTGGCTGGGTGAAGGACTCTTATGATTTGATAGTTAAGAGTTTGCCGAAGAAGGATCAGGCCACGTTAAATGGTGAGTGA
- a CDS encoding DUF4197 domain-containing protein, with protein sequence MNHKILAILIFSLLAATNSQAQFNLGKVLDKVSGKSDGLGENEIVSGLKEALNVGISNGSAEASKVDGFFKNELIKIAVPPEAQKVAETLRKMGLGDQVDKFTLSLNRAAEDAAKKSKPIFVKAITSMTVPDALGILKGQDDAATQYLKKTTNEDLYKTFFPVVDSTLNLNKATDYYKEIVDTYNKIPLVKKVNPDLKGYATQKTIDGLYILIAQEEKKIREDPKARVTDLLKKVFKQAAK encoded by the coding sequence ATGAATCACAAAATCTTAGCAATATTAATATTTTCACTCCTGGCAGCGACTAATTCGCAGGCCCAGTTCAACTTAGGAAAAGTGCTGGATAAGGTGAGCGGGAAATCGGATGGACTTGGTGAAAATGAAATCGTATCGGGTTTGAAAGAGGCCTTGAATGTCGGGATTAGTAATGGTTCTGCGGAAGCTTCCAAAGTGGATGGTTTTTTCAAAAATGAGCTGATCAAAATTGCCGTTCCTCCGGAAGCGCAGAAAGTGGCAGAGACATTAAGGAAGATGGGACTGGGAGATCAGGTGGATAAATTCACATTATCACTCAATCGCGCAGCAGAAGATGCCGCAAAGAAATCAAAACCTATTTTTGTAAAGGCCATTACGTCCATGACCGTTCCTGATGCACTGGGCATATTAAAAGGCCAGGACGATGCGGCAACGCAATATTTGAAGAAGACGACGAATGAAGATTTGTATAAAACCTTCTTTCCTGTTGTAGACTCTACGCTCAATCTGAACAAGGCGACGGACTATTACAAGGAAATCGTTGACACTTATAACAAAATTCCCTTGGTGAAGAAAGTGAATCCGGATTTGAAAGGTTATGCTACGCAAAAGACTATCGACGGGTTATACATTTTGATCGCACAGGAAGAGAAGAAAATCCGCGAAGACCCGAAGGCACGTGTTACTGATCTTTTGAAAAAGGTGTTCAAGCAGGCAGCAAAGTAA
- the ispG gene encoding (E)-4-hydroxy-3-methylbut-2-enyl-diphosphate synthase, with product MAVVTASEKTTNLYCPSLTAYKRRETITINIGDLPMGSDYPIRVQSMTTVDTMDTQGSIDEVIRMVDSGCEYVRITAPSVKEAQNLENIRNGLRKLGINVPLIADIHFTPNAAELAARIVEKVRINPGNYADRKRFEVIDYTDASYAAELERIREKFIPLVRICKEYGTAMRIGTNHGSLSDRILSRYGDTPLGMVESALEFLRICEEFNYFNIALSMKSSNTQVMVEAYRLLVQRLDEEGLKPYPLHLGVTEAGEAEDGRIKSAVGIGTLLEDGLGDTVRVSLTEAPEKEAPVARALIQRYANRTPHDFIEPVESCPINPFQYTRRDTREVYNFGHLNVPRVIADYSNIEVTQLENLKSIGHFFLPVPDKWAMNDQGADFIYSGKNPIPFMLPNGLREILDFEQWQQHENAANKFPLFDAEHWLETDKTLVSTQLNFIKGTIHSLNDALLENIREATNIVLLIHTGNAHAMPELRRFFYKLVEKGIKIPVVVQREYATDSGDELTLYSATDVGGFLVDGFGDGVLLQPSFPMHINHTDKLKVAASFNSIAFGILQAARTRMSKTEYISCPSCGRTLFDLQETTAMIRKHTEHLKGVKIGIMGCIVNGPGEMADADYGYVGMGKDKIALYRGQEVIKRSVTAAKAVEELIGLIREDGRWIEPDEREILV from the coding sequence ATGGCAGTAGTTACAGCTTCTGAAAAAACGACAAATCTTTACTGTCCTTCTCTGACAGCATATAAAAGACGCGAAACGATCACCATTAATATCGGCGACCTGCCTATGGGTTCCGACTATCCCATTCGCGTTCAGTCAATGACGACGGTGGATACAATGGATACGCAAGGATCTATTGATGAGGTGATCAGAATGGTGGATTCGGGCTGCGAATATGTGCGTATTACGGCGCCCAGTGTGAAGGAAGCGCAAAATCTTGAAAACATCCGGAACGGCCTGCGCAAGCTTGGTATCAATGTTCCGCTCATTGCCGACATACATTTCACACCCAATGCAGCCGAACTGGCAGCAAGGATTGTAGAAAAAGTAAGGATCAATCCTGGAAATTACGCCGATCGCAAGCGTTTTGAAGTCATTGACTACACCGATGCTTCCTATGCCGCTGAATTGGAACGGATCCGTGAAAAATTCATCCCGCTGGTGCGCATATGCAAGGAATATGGCACAGCGATGCGCATTGGCACAAATCACGGCTCACTTTCAGACCGGATACTGAGCCGTTATGGCGACACACCACTGGGTATGGTGGAATCGGCGTTGGAATTTCTACGGATCTGTGAAGAATTCAATTATTTCAACATTGCGCTTTCCATGAAATCCAGCAACACGCAAGTGATGGTGGAAGCATATCGGTTGCTTGTGCAGCGTTTGGACGAAGAAGGCTTAAAGCCTTATCCGTTGCACCTTGGCGTAACAGAAGCAGGCGAAGCAGAAGATGGCCGGATTAAGTCGGCTGTTGGAATTGGCACATTACTGGAAGATGGCTTGGGAGATACGGTCCGTGTTTCATTAACCGAAGCGCCTGAAAAAGAAGCGCCTGTGGCTCGTGCATTAATCCAGCGCTATGCTAACAGAACACCTCACGATTTCATAGAGCCGGTTGAATCTTGCCCTATCAATCCATTTCAATACACAAGAAGGGATACAAGAGAGGTTTATAATTTCGGTCATTTGAATGTGCCGCGTGTGATTGCGGATTATTCCAATATCGAAGTTACCCAGCTCGAAAACCTGAAAAGCATCGGACATTTCTTTTTGCCAGTGCCGGATAAATGGGCAATGAACGATCAGGGAGCTGATTTTATATATTCCGGAAAAAACCCTATTCCGTTCATGCTACCAAACGGCTTGCGTGAGATCCTGGATTTTGAGCAATGGCAACAACATGAAAATGCTGCAAACAAATTTCCGCTTTTCGACGCAGAACATTGGCTTGAAACCGATAAGACACTCGTTTCAACGCAGTTGAATTTTATCAAAGGCACCATACATTCACTGAATGATGCGCTGCTGGAAAATATCAGAGAGGCGACCAACATTGTCCTGCTGATACACACCGGCAACGCACATGCAATGCCGGAACTGCGCCGGTTCTTTTATAAGCTGGTTGAAAAGGGAATTAAAATCCCGGTAGTCGTCCAGCGCGAGTACGCAACCGATTCGGGCGATGAGCTTACATTATATTCAGCTACGGACGTTGGTGGTTTCCTCGTTGATGGTTTTGGCGATGGCGTGTTGTTACAGCCGTCTTTCCCAATGCACATCAATCACACAGATAAGCTGAAAGTAGCCGCCTCATTCAACAGCATAGCATTCGGCATTTTGCAAGCCGCCAGAACCCGGATGTCGAAAACAGAATACATTTCCTGCCCATCCTGCGGACGAACGCTGTTTGACTTACAGGAAACAACAGCCATGATCCGCAAGCACACCGAACATTTGAAAGGCGTGAAAATCGGCATTATGGGCTGCATTGTAAACGGACCAGGTGAAATGGCCGATGCGGATTACGGATACGTGGGTATGGGAAAAGATAAAATTGCTTTGTATCGTGGTCAGGAAGTTATCAAAAGATCAGTAACTGCGGCGAAAGCAGTAGAAGAATTGATCGGGTTAATTCGGGAAGACGGTCGCTGGATCGAGCCGGACGAGCGTGAAATATTGGTTTAG
- a CDS encoding GHMP family kinase ATP-binding protein: MKISTPGRICLFGEHQDYLGLPVIAAAISRRISIDGRYRDDDKIILHLPDLGLKEEFSLNDTFPYVVQRDYFRSTINVLKRKGLTFSKGFECVIHGNIPINSGTSSSSALIVSWAHFLDKMSDKPVGFSQKELGEIANAAEVLEFGEPGGMMDHYSTAIGNVIYLESTPIIHVEALTPTLGTFVLGDSMEAKDTLGILARCRYGMEDVIKKVTNYDPEFSIFSTPFEKAAEYQSKLTDDELSLLKANLEDRDILLEGKVLLTQSINSPVNEEFDKHFGGLLYKHYKNLRDHKRTSTPKIERMMNAALSAGALGGKINGSGGGGCMFVYAPTQAEEVAEAIEKQGGKSYIITVDSGTRIEN, translated from the coding sequence ATGAAGATTTCGACTCCGGGCCGTATATGTTTATTTGGTGAACATCAGGATTATCTTGGATTGCCTGTCATTGCAGCGGCCATTTCCCGCCGGATCAGCATCGACGGGCGCTATCGGGATGATGACAAAATCATCCTGCATTTGCCCGATCTTGGGCTGAAAGAGGAGTTTTCTCTAAACGATACATTTCCATACGTGGTGCAGCGGGACTATTTCCGCAGCACCATTAATGTTTTAAAACGAAAGGGTTTAACTTTTTCAAAAGGTTTTGAATGTGTCATACACGGCAACATTCCGATCAATTCCGGAACGTCGAGCTCATCGGCATTGATCGTTTCCTGGGCGCATTTTCTGGATAAAATGAGCGATAAGCCGGTTGGTTTTTCTCAAAAAGAATTGGGAGAAATTGCCAATGCAGCCGAAGTGCTAGAATTTGGCGAACCCGGCGGCATGATGGACCATTATTCTACGGCCATCGGCAATGTGATTTACCTGGAATCAACGCCAATCATTCATGTTGAAGCGCTAACACCGACTTTGGGAACATTCGTTTTGGGTGATTCTATGGAGGCAAAAGACACATTAGGCATCCTCGCGCGCTGCCGTTATGGAATGGAAGATGTGATCAAAAAAGTCACGAACTACGACCCTGAATTTTCCATTTTTAGCACGCCTTTTGAAAAAGCTGCTGAATACCAATCAAAGCTGACCGACGATGAGCTGAGCCTTTTAAAAGCCAATCTCGAAGACCGCGACATACTTCTGGAAGGTAAAGTGCTGTTAACACAAAGCATTAATAGTCCTGTTAATGAGGAGTTTGACAAACATTTTGGCGGACTTTTATATAAACATTACAAAAACCTGCGCGACCATAAAAGGACATCAACGCCCAAGATAGAACGCATGATGAATGCAGCTTTATCGGCGGGTGCATTAGGCGGCAAGATCAATGGCTCGGGCGGTGGTGGCTGCATGTTTGTATATGCGCCCACGCAAGCCGAGGAGGTGGCCGAAGCCATCGAAAAACAAGGCGGAAAAAGTTACATCATCACAGTTGATTCAGGAACGCGGATCGAAAACTGA
- a CDS encoding DUF6728 family protein — MKRYFQLGDVFGYFFRVFKKRDPNAPDSFNLRMMHGINRISIVMFLICVIIMIVRALTR; from the coding sequence ATGAAAAGATACTTTCAATTAGGCGACGTGTTTGGTTACTTCTTTCGCGTCTTCAAAAAAAGGGATCCCAATGCCCCCGATTCCTTTAACCTCCGCATGATGCATGGCATTAACCGCATCTCCATCGTCATGTTTTTAATTTGCGTTATCATTATGATCGTTAGAGCATTAACAAGATGA